One genomic segment of Candidatus Nitrospira nitrificans includes these proteins:
- a CDS encoding DsrE/DsrF/DrsH-like family protein produces the protein MSTTSKFVIFAHNATYDKLHQVATLGMTAAAMGKDVIIVLLFWTIKKLAEGKIDQIDFPPEYAESAEEVTRLLKEKKVPKISEMFQDAKHVGKLRLIACSAGLEYMGVDAGAVERSVDEVLGLPAILSLTTDAETKLFI, from the coding sequence ATGTCGACCACGTCCAAATTCGTTATCTTCGCCCACAACGCCACGTACGATAAGCTGCATCAGGTCGCGACGCTCGGCATGACGGCCGCCGCGATGGGGAAAGATGTGATCATCGTCTTGTTGTTTTGGACGATCAAAAAACTCGCCGAAGGGAAGATCGATCAGATCGACTTCCCACCGGAATATGCGGAATCAGCCGAGGAGGTTACCCGGTTGCTCAAAGAGAAGAAGGTGCCGAAGATTTCCGAGATGTTCCAGGATGCCAAGCATGTCGGAAAGCTGCGGCTGATCGCTTGCAGCGCCGGCTTGGAATATATGGGTGTGGATGCCGGCGCAGTCGAAAGGAGCGTGGATGAAGTGCTGGGGTTACCTGCCATTCTTTCCCTGACCACCGACGCGGAGACGAAACTCTTTATCTGA